TTTGGCTTGGGAAGAAAACTCCTACAAATAAAATTTGAGTCATTTTCCCTGTCTGTAAGTTGTAACATTGTTTCCCGAATTTTCTCTTAAATCTTACCAGTCACCTTCCATAATATACAagacattttaaaaaatcaattttttttgactttttaaatatatttaaatcttttaaaaattgtgaatctattcaaatttgataaattcGTTAGAAACCTATCCAGTTTTTCATAgttgatttaattatatttattataaaaattgaatatttgaagttcttctaaaattgaaaagataaaaaattgtCGATTGAGATACcatatgaaatgaaaaaatcaattttaaaaaatatcgaacagattttgaaaatttagatAGATTTTCAACGAATTAGTCAAATTtgtagtaacattttaaaggttcgGATAGATTTTCCGAAGTCGAATACATGCATTTTTAATAGACTTATTTAGAGGGATTACGGGCTTAGCCCATAATAATTAGAGATATACGGCCTTAATTATGAAAGTTGACGTTTGTTGTTTCATCTCCCCAAATTCGCATTTTAACCTTTTTccttataaattttatactttcaaaaattgAAGATTACGGTTCCAAAATATGAGAGATTGCATGTGCTGATTTGGGCTAGATTTTCGCATTCCTTTTCTCCATTCAGTCGTCCGTTTCCATTTATTTCAAACTTCCCATTTTCAGTTGTGGTTCATATTTTTGAATTCAGAATCATAAGTCTGCCGCCATCGCCCGCCATTGCCCGCCATCGCCGTTTGTGAAGAGATTGcctacgttttcagaaaattacAAATGCTTTTTCCACAGCAGAATCATTAAAAATGGTGAAGAAAATTAGGGTTCATGGGCGGGTCCGAAGTTTGATTTCAGTCTAATCCTTTGTTAATATGAATATTTTGGGTTAATCACATTTTGTGTGTTGTTTAATccgttttttatttttcttttgtgaacGATGTTGTTGATGAatggtggttcgatttttttgtgttgcacagcatgttgcactctaagtgtttgaagaaatgcttgtgagaattgtaatattttttgggtgttggataaccaatggttaacattgggtaaaccgttaggtaacctgtaatttatgttttgaatatatcattaataaaatcgttagtaaacagttgttgaattttatgtttgtggtttgatttttttatgttacACAATATgttgcactctaggtgtttgaagaaatgcttgtgagaattataatatttttggatgttgggtaaccaatggttaatattGGGTAAACTGTTAGGtaacctgtaatttttattttgaatatatcgttaataaaatcgttagtaaacagttgctgaattttatgtttattgctagttaaccaatggtgtactaataGTACACCAATGACCTTGTTTTTAGTACCTtgttggttaacaaatggttaatcaataattttagattttaaaaagacgatttaggttttatttgacGATTATTCTTGCGGTGATGAAGGCGGAGGAatttgtaatagaattttcaactagtttaataaagatggaggtttgaatttgtaatagttttgtttgttggttaaccaacggtGTTAGTATACCGTTGGATAACCAAAATCGTATTCCtgagattaaaaaatatattttagagaatataacaaaagttatttttttttaaaaagtacagattgtatttttcaaaacaaaaaatttgagGTAGAattcttgagaatattttatctttttttgatatttatctaaaaaacccTTTTTAATACCATTAGGCCTATATATATTATGCAGTGCATGctatagttattttattttggcaaaaatacttaaaaccccctcacctttgactttgttttcaattccaccaccacgtatgagaattttcaattacaccctatttagggttttcagttttcacctgtaccccaattgactaaaattacctcttttcatttagaaaaaaatttaaattaatccttcatttgtattttttaaaatggaaaaaataatgatacaatccctctatttagttggttttaataattttatccttaaattaccaattttttttatttggggtgcagatgaaaactgaaaaccctaaatagggtgcaattgaaaattttcctaggtggtggtgaaattgaaaaaaagttcaaagctGGGGggtttttcaatatttttgccttttattttttacagAATAAACATTACTTTATTCAATCATTGTCTCATCATAATATCATATGATTAAAAGAAGTACACTAGAAGATCAATTATACAATTTTCCTTAATCTGCGTCTAACATATTGAccattaatttcaaattaatttagatTGAACCAATAATTTGAGCAAGAGAGAATCTTTCTGATGGCAACAAATTGAAAACTGTAGCCATGGACATGCAGCTGTACTTTGTGTCATCTGAGAGGGTAGTGGCAAAAGTTGGCCGGTCTTTGCGTGGTCATGAATTCTCGCCGGAAAGTCATCGGAAATACGCCTAGCTTCAGTCAAGTTGGAAGACAAAAATATTCCAAAAATAATgagaaatgaataaaaaatggCACTTATCACCATTTGACTCTTCATCCTGGTCTATAAACTGGGAATTAGGAGTGCAAATTTTTATTCAAGTAATGGTGAATTTGgatttaaaagttaattacgTTTGGTGTTTTATTGGGACAGAACTCtatataaagtttatttttcatattcaaaTTGGTTTGCATCAAAATAGTAAGTTGAATAATTTGCCGATATTACAATTCTTTGAACAAACAAAAAACTTATTTTCATGATAATTTGTTTTATCAAGGTGTATTGGTAACAACCAATAAatcatttatgaaaaaaaaaagggtGGGGATTTCCGCACTCCTTAAATTGATTTTCACACTCCAATACATTTCATATTGACTACATCACCCTCACATCTTTTTCTCATCTTATTCGTCTCCACCCCATTTtacctttttctttctttctcaaATAAATTCATCTCTccacaaatatatttttattttcaaccaAGACCCACCATCACTCTTAACCtatgtttaaactttaaaatattcaTATGTATTATATGTATCTTTTTTACATTACTTTCTAGCACATATTAAATTTCTATGCACAGTTGTTAAGAGTTAGAATGATTATTATGattccaatttaaattttaatttatagaaattaaatcattaaatttaaTAGGGTTTTTATACTTTTATCTTAAATAGAGTTTTTGAACATAAATGTTGATTTTTAGCTGTATGTTTATTTGAAAAGTacattgattaattatttaataatataggatgatgataaaaataattattttatggtgtttaaataaagaatttattatatgaaattaaattagtaataaaTATATGATACCATTACATAtgcttttagtaaaaaaattaaatttgatattatgaatataaaaatagattaataataaatttatataaagttaattttatttggGCATGTTTTTAAATGCACAATCTATTTAAAGTTCCTTATacatttttgagaaaaaaaattatatctaaaaaatatcaaataatatagATTTCtatgaaaacaataataaaatgtGATCTATGTATatagtttaataaataatttttatataaatatatgtatcaaattattaattttaagttaaaaaaagaacataaataagtaaataagataaaaaagttcaaaatgtgTCAAAATATGTTAAAGTTATTGGAATCaaagagttaaaaaaaataaaagtattaaagagtgcgagattttaaaagtataaaagtaaggcttaatcaccgaaaaataccaaatctatacgttttgtgtcaattatagccaaacctttaaaaatcaccagatttagccaaaccttatatgttctgtttcttttttagccatttttgaatcgaaccggtttttctgacactgTGTCGTCCatgtcaccgccaactaagaaATTGGCTGACATGTcggctgaaatatttaaataaggtttggctataactgacacaaaaaaaataggtttggtattttttgagtgaataaaactaattttaaattcaagccaatttttaagtttaataattagtaaattaattatatcatttatgaaatttatatatatttaaaaataattaataattaatattttctatttaatactaattttaattaattttaattttttattaaacctaattaaacctaataaatttatattataatatatttaatgaatatgtaattaaaaaaatgaattaatatattacttaaaaattaatgttgaattaaatttggtgaaaggatttaatgttcatgatgattttgaacttgatttattatttttaatgttgttgagatcttgatatgactggatttaggtaataaataaaatagttatgtgtaaattaaggtaagtttttggctatgccgagtaaaataACATATGCATTTatacttataaacatcatgatatatattgattacaccacaatgagcttcactttttaaagaaaaaaaaaagagaaaataattacactcgtcctttaaataagcagtctattcagtgattatttttatatttatgtgtgtatagtttAATTAcgaacactgtcgtatgtttgttgtgtatattactctcagattgctcgttggaagacgaacaattgggtctcaaacgacagcggtgtcaaagaaccgacgactggaatttaaaaaaaacaaattttaagatgaatatgacattttttgtttttaatagaatttaaattaattatatatccatcaaatatgtaaaaaaatatttattagaattatttaaatttagtaaaaaaataaattaattttaattagcgttaaataaaaatattattttttaaatatatatgaattttattataatataattaatcatttaattattttattttaaaattagttttattcaccaaaaaataccaaacctatgcattctgtgtcaattatagccaaaccttatttaaatatttcagttgtcatgccagccaattgattagttggcggtgacgtggacgacacggtgtcataaaaaccggttcgattcaaaaatggctaaaaaagaaacagaacatataaggtttggctaaatctggtgatttttaaaggtttggctataattgacacaagacgtataggtttggcattttttggtgattaagcctaaaagTAATAAATGATATCTAATGAAGGATGTTAAAGTCATTTACCACCAAAAGTGGAGTGTCATTATAAATAGTGGAGTGCGAAAATCCctacccaaaaaaaaaatacctaaCATTCTTTTTGATATGAACAAACATCTTTGTAACCGAAATAAAAAATGCTTAACAatgtctatttttttttgttggaaTCAAAAAGACATTCTTTGTTATGACTAATTTAggattattttagttaaatttgtcGAGAAAATAAGATTTCTTTACCACCTACTTTTTTTATTAGCAACACTTTGGAATCTAGATTTTCTTTTAAGAAAACTAAATGTGTTTTTCACTTGAATTGAATTAGCCAACTAAATACAGTGTATTAAGAGCAAGCATATCCACAAAATCTCAAACCCACACTATAAAATTTCTAAAGTCTCGAtggatttttattaataatgtacAACTAATAACATGATTTAACTATGAATAAAAAGAAACTAAAATTCTGCAACATGAATCAGTTCCCCGTCTATGCGGAACGAAAACAGAAACCTTTAAACCGAAAACATAAAAACAGAAAACTACGAAACGCCATACTTATAAGAGTAGACTACGAAAATATAGAGTTTCCGAATTTTAAAAGCCTTTCCAAAGACGTAGGATTTCgagaagtttccgtgcaacatacaATTCCTCGTCTTTACAATTTGCATAGTATGGGAAAAACTTGCGAGAAATCTTTAAACTTTGAACTCACTGCCAATTCTTCTTCTGTATCTTTGATCTCACTGCTGATTATATCATCAAATCCTGACAAGAATGGATGACTCAGAAGCATCTCGGCCGTAGATCTAAACTCAGGTTGCTTCACAAGACAAGCCCTCAGGAAATCCTTCCCATCTTCTGAAACCTGACAAGGAATTTCAGGAATTTCAGATTCATCGTCACCAATCTCAACCATTAATTCTTCAGAATTTGCGTACATATAAGAATCCCAAATCTTCTTCCCTGTCAACATCTCAAAAACAATGCAACCAAAAGCCCAAATGTCACTCTCACATTCTTGAACCCCGTCAACCACCGCCTCCGGAGACAAATACATAGTAGTTCCAAATATACTACAACTCTCCCCCAAATTCCTTTTCTTGCTAACCCCGAAATCCGCAATTTTCGGCACAAAATCCCCCCGGTTTTCGATACCGACAAGCAGTATATTCTCCGGTTTCAGATCGCAATGCACGTATCCGTGTCTATGAATATAATCTATCCCTTTCAGAATACACCTTGCATATCTCCTGACGTCCAATTCCGGCAACCCGCGGCCGTCGGACTCCTTAATAACTCTATCTAGGGTTCCGCCGGAAGCGTACTCCAACAGAAGATTGTAAAACACGAAACCACTGGTGGGGGTAGTGGTTTCTTCGCCGTAAAATTGGAGAATATACGGACAATTATTCTGAAAAGTGTTGTAAATTTCTGTTTCTTTTTGCAGTGAAGCTGATTCAGGGAGCTCCGCTGACTTAACCGCCATTAACGAGGGATAAAGAGAGTTGGGTTTCTTTAAAGTAGCCGAGTGAACCGAGCCGTATCCTCCTTCTCCGAGTAAATTTCCTCTCCGCCATAAAACGCCGTCGTTGCTGCTTTCTTGTTCGAGATTGATCTCCATTGTTACAGTTGTAGAAAATATGGATCATCAGGTTTATAATTTGGTTTCTGTGGTACTATGTaagattaatattatatatagcCTAGGAATTGGTATGAGAGAATCCGTTTTCCTAAAGGAAATAGGATTGCCGACTCAGGGAAAgatttgtttttagttttttacatttaatatcAGCTTATTTACTAATTAAGTAGATTAGTATTAAATGTAGGCGCAAAGGTTATACAGTTAACATAACTAGTGACAGatatgttaaatttttattaacacGTCCCGCAtattaaagaatatttttatttaaaataaaggttttttttggaattttattttaaatttaagtacCACGGTATCTatacaacaaaaaaataaaacgaaacATATGTTTATGATAGtagaatatttaatatttaataataaaaaataattaaatattataatattataaatatttactaGTTTGTTTTCAAAATGGCATATGCCATAACTGATGAGTGGAATAATCactcataatttttattttaaacaaaataaataaaataattatagaatcaccctaaaattaaataaacatagaagTAAACaaatttcttcaaaaaaaattaaatacttagaaaaacattaattaataaataaatatggcTCATAATTGATgagagacaaaaaaaaataaatttctaaacatttaCTTGGAGAATTCTTATGTACCACGCCTAAATAGGAATTTCTCCCAATGCAATTACTCCTATAGAGagatttaaatctttaaaattaaaGGTTTAAATAGTGAGTGCTAGAGAATTTTCTAACACTCGAATTCTTTCTATTATTGCCAAtgttaaaactttatttttaaacttttgttattattttggtttcttaaaatagattaattattcaaattaattattttgtatCTTTGTATCAGTTGATCTACATTgtatttcaattttcttttttgatataataatatctctaacaaaaataatttttttatattattaaaaaggaaaaattagaaaaataataccacTGTATCTCATCATATCGCAATTTTctctaatttctttttatttttttgactttcAACATTTACAATCTTCAAATGTGAGTGCATTGGATATAAACTAAAATTTCCATATTTTTATAGTAAGATTATCTACTTTTGAAGTACCAAtcattcttcatttttattctaAGAGCGCACCttatttataattgttaaataaataatgtattttttcaatataataattataattatacagcataatttttctaaaaagtgGTGTTGGTATCAAGGATCAAGATGaatttttttctgaaaaaataGATCCGGTGGTTAAGCAAAAGATTGACAAGGCAATTGATGAGAAGATTCAATGGTTGCGATGCAGTGCTAGCTCCGAGAACCGGGTACGGCAATGCTAGCTCCGCTGCTCCGGTGGTTCTGGAGCAGAACCAATTATAGAGGAGGTTAATAAAAAGTGGTTCGTCTTGGGTGCTCTGTGTAATCTGTTTCAGCTTGTGCTTAATTAGTCTAAATATTTAGGGCTGTAAATGAACCGAGTTGCTCGTGAGCAGCTCGGTGTTTAGCTCGATAAGAGCTCGATTCGTGTTAAttcgtattctaaacgaaccAGGCTcgaatttgattttttgttcgttaatataaacgagccgaatTCGGCTCGTTTACGTTTACGAACAACTTGATCATTAGTTTCGTGAACAAGCTCGTGAACCAGCTCGAATAAGAATTTGTGAACAAATTCGACGAGCTCACATATAATTCgcgaacaagctcgtttagatACTCGATTAGGTGTTTGCGAACAaactcatatttaaattaatttaattatcttaaataattcaaaaattactccctccgtcccaaattgataggtaGCTTAGGACAAAATACGggtattaagaaatttagatttttttagatAAAGCCAGTTAATAAATAGAAACaccctcatttaatatagtggCAACTTTTGTTGTCTTTGCAAGAtattctctatataaaatgtggGTATGTCGGATaattactactccctccgttcttttttagttgtccatttagtcaattttatttgtctataaatagttgtccatttagaagtCTCATGTGATATTAGCTATTTATTTTCCAAgtttacccatccctaataaatgactctatgttttaatttaaaaagcctttatttaactaatagggctatagtagtatttttctttataaataaagataaaagaaGCACTATCTTGATATGTGCAATattactaaatggacaactaaaaaagaacggagggagtacttaATAAGATAAATATCTAATGTCTATAAATGGGGCCAAAAAATTGAAACAGTGTCTATCAATTTGAGACAGAGGGAGTATATAGAGTAAACAATACTACATATTTTTGACATATTCTATCAAAACTACGTACTTTTGATATAAAAGAactcataattttaaaagtaaaaataatatattaaaatttaaaaatttagaaataaaacCAATAACCCTAAATCTATtagaaaatgataaattaaactttcagttattttttttataatttattcaattcatgttcattcatttaaatttttcatgttCAGTCTGTGTTTGTTTATTTAGCTGCTCCGAAGAGGGGAGCGCGAGCCCATTGCTTCCTCCTCAACACACTTATGAGCCTATATTACATATATCCTTATAAATTTATGGAAAATTCTACTTGGCCCGAAATTATTTAGACACAAAATGGCCAGAAAGGACTTTTCTGCAAATATTCAAACCAGCCATAATAAAGGCTTTTACCGAAAAATTGTAATCCTCTCCAACATTAACCATTATTTGCatcccaaaaaattaaaatagctgATGGCATTTCAATATCAACACTACTCTTTCTTTtatctatttcacttttttttcattattattttgaaagctatttttcattattgatattataaataatactataatttcaaaaatttatcatccatattttaaatttgaaaaacctgttatatttagtaaattgtttttagaaaaaaataagataagttatttatcaaaatattgatttattaaaaaattaaaatatacttgaCTAACTAAATtcatgtgttttaatttaattcttttattttaaaaataatatttgtgtCATATTTACTAAAATTAAGACATATTCTCTTTGTCGCAAAACGAcagtgtgtatatatatatatatatatatatatatatatatatatatatatatatatatatatatatatatatatatatatatatataagttttttAGTTAGAAATATACTGGTAGCAGATAAAActtttgttaaataattaatacattaCTCTTTCTAATgttttttattaaatgctactcCTTCTGTTTTTTTGTTGTCAATCTGaccaaaattatatttattaagaaattgtcaattttaacttaaattacaagtataaataataatataatctattaataaataaataaatgttttgtaaattaaattataaagtcATTGGATAAAAAATTTCGGTCACCGAGCTATAGttttttataaaacagtaacaaaattataaaaaattgtatAATGATTACCGAactagagtttttttttataaaacagacacggaactataaaaaattataaagcggctattgatttttttttttttttacaaaacgttTTTGATGATGTGTACAAGAAACAGAtatatgaacaaagggtcaacccGACCCCCAAACTTGTGTCTTgagatcaaataaattatttttaacctttttaatcaattaaattctcAAATGTGTATTTCGGGTCCAATTAATATATCACTTTAATCAATGAGATCTCCAAATTTATGTCTAATGGTTTAAATAAGTCGGCATTTGAGGTATATATAGAGATTATTTGACCTAAATTAAGAGATTTTAGAGATCTAGTTGgctaaaaaagtttaaaataattatttgatcccgaaacataaatttaaaagctGGGTTGACCATTtcttcaaatatatataataatgcaATAAATTGATAaccattttgtaactttttataattcagtaattatttaataaaaatattataatccgGTGAGCTTACATATATTTAACTCAAAGTCATTTATTAAGAAGGGATaactttgaaaaataataattaacaatatcttaaaaaaaattaaaagataaaaaaaattatagacaaataaatattagatggacaaataataaataaaataaataatttacaatgacttataaatatatataaaagtattttaatataaaaactttcaattattattaaagCCACACAATTTTAAATCTAAAGTGCATGTGAGTTGGCAAGTTGTTCTCCTAACTTAAGTGAGGTCACGAATTCGAACCGTATTCGTGTATACGGGCGTTTAAAATTTAGGATCCCCGCAAGGAATCTAACCCGCTCGAGTAGAGATTAGTCTGAATATGGAAGATTTAAAAGCGTCGTTTCATAGTTAGAAATCGTTCATGAAACCTCGTGGTCATACAACAAAAGCCACACAGTTTTATTTAATTGactaaaactaatttaattgagaatattttaaatatttatagagTTATTCAATTTATAGAAATAGAAACAAATTTGGAATTTGGAATGTTCAAAATAAAAACCAGTCTATTTAAATAGATAGAATGATTAATAACTTTCTAATTAATAGATGGATCACATATATTATTCTTCCTTAACTcaaattattgaattattttgcttttaaaatatctaaaaaataaaattatctatatataaactgataattttatataattgaaaattttaataaatttttaatacattaGATGTCTTCTTTTGATAGTTCAGCTCAATTATCGTTCTAAGCAATAAAGAACCCACTAGAAATTTTAATGTGCTATTATAATTAtcatatatcaaaaaaataaaaaaaatatgccgtcgatttttatataaaaatttaaaataattaaatctttaattgattaattatcatatatttttattaattatagtatagtatataaaaatcaatgaaaatataatattgtaatttaattaactaaatataattaattataatgttattataaattaattttaaaaatatcaatacaattaaaaaattactaaatatcaaatatatttatgtttattttaaattttgttttcatttagATTAAGAcccaaaaaaatttgaaagttccATAATAAATGACGTGATACTAATTTTCCACTAGGCTTTATAgtatcattaaattaataaatcataTGCACTTTAATTAAAGTGTTGATACAAGTAGTCttcttgaaaattttatttcgtCATTAATATcttttactccctccgttcttttttagttgtccatttagccaatattgcacataccaagatagtgcttcttttgtcttaatttataaaaaaaatactaatataaccctattagttaataaatgccttttaaattaaaacatagagtcatttattagggatgggtaaacttggaagataagtagctaatatcacatgcgatttctaaatggacaactatttgtagacaaataaaattgactaaatggacaactaaaaaagaacggagggagtattatttttgCAAAAGTATCCCTATCACAAGCTTTGATTGCATTAATACCCCTTTGGGCCATTCGTGTCCAGAATTTTTCTGGCCAAATAGCACTACCCTAAATTTATAATGCAATACACTTTTTATGTggaatttatgttattttaaaataacacaaaagGACAAGTTAAGAATAAgacaaaaaacaaaacaaatttttacAACATTGAGAGCATGAAAAATGGGGCTGGCATGAAAATAGCTGTATGTATTGTTTGGAATGGTTCATAATAGGAGAAA
This window of the Mercurialis annua linkage group LG5, ddMerAnnu1.2, whole genome shotgun sequence genome carries:
- the LOC126682859 gene encoding mitogen-activated protein kinase kinase kinase 20-like, whose protein sequence is MEINLEQESSNDGVLWRRGNLLGEGGYGSVHSATLKKPNSLYPSLMAVKSAELPESASLQKETEIYNTFQNNCPYILQFYGEETTTPTSGFVFYNLLLEYASGGTLDRVIKESDGRGLPELDVRRYARCILKGIDYIHRHGYVHCDLKPENILLVGIENRGDFVPKIADFGVSKKRNLGESCSIFGTTMYLSPEAVVDGVQECESDIWAFGCIVFEMLTGKKIWDSYMYANSEELMVEIGDDESEIPEIPCQVSEDGKDFLRACLVKQPEFRSTAEMLLSHPFLSGFDDIISSEIKDTEEELAVSSKFKDFSQVFPILCKL